The Saccopteryx leptura isolate mSacLep1 chromosome 2, mSacLep1_pri_phased_curated, whole genome shotgun sequence genome has a window encoding:
- the LOC136395194 gene encoding tachykinin-3-like isoform X1, with translation MRSTLLLAAILALSLALEAVCEESQEQMVPLRGRREKVPDINQLLKTLTSSGPVSVDELLKTLGKALKGPKKRLLLQKRDMHDFFVGLMGKRNTQPDTPIDVNQEIVPSFGSLDYPRSVE, from the exons ATGCGGAGCACCCTGCTGTTGGCAGCCATCCTGGCCCTCAGCCTGGCTCTTGAGGCTGTCTGTGAAGAGTCCCAGGAGCAGATGGTGCCCCTTAGGGGCCGTAGGGAG AAGGTCCCGGATATCAACCAGTTGCTCAAGACACTCACTAGCAGTGGCCCTGTCTCTGTGGATGAACTGCTCAAAACTCTGGGCAAGGCTCTCAAGG GTCCTAAGAAACGATTACTTCTCCAGAAAC GCGACATGCATGACTTCTTTGTGGGACTTATGGGCAAGAGGAACACCCAGCCAG ACACTCCTATTGATGTGAATCAGGAGATTGTCCCCAGCTTTGGCAGCCTCGATTATCCCCGCAGTGTGGAATGA
- the LOC136395194 gene encoding tachykinin-3-like isoform X3, translating to MRSTLLLAAILALSLALEAVCEESQEQMVPLRGRREKVPDINQLLKTLTSSGPVSVDELLKTLGKALKGPKKRLLLQKHTPIDVNQEIVPSFGSLDYPRSVE from the exons ATGCGGAGCACCCTGCTGTTGGCAGCCATCCTGGCCCTCAGCCTGGCTCTTGAGGCTGTCTGTGAAGAGTCCCAGGAGCAGATGGTGCCCCTTAGGGGCCGTAGGGAG AAGGTCCCGGATATCAACCAGTTGCTCAAGACACTCACTAGCAGTGGCCCTGTCTCTGTGGATGAACTGCTCAAAACTCTGGGCAAGGCTCTCAAGG GTCCTAAGAAACGATTACTTCTCCAGAAAC ACACTCCTATTGATGTGAATCAGGAGATTGTCCCCAGCTTTGGCAGCCTCGATTATCCCCGCAGTGTGGAATGA
- the LOC136395194 gene encoding tachykinin-3-like isoform X2, translated as MRSTLLLAAILALSLALEAVCEESQEQMVPLRGRREVPDINQLLKTLTSSGPVSVDELLKTLGKALKGPKKRLLLQKRDMHDFFVGLMGKRNTQPDTPIDVNQEIVPSFGSLDYPRSVE; from the exons ATGCGGAGCACCCTGCTGTTGGCAGCCATCCTGGCCCTCAGCCTGGCTCTTGAGGCTGTCTGTGAAGAGTCCCAGGAGCAGATGGTGCCCCTTAGGGGCCGTAGGGAG GTCCCGGATATCAACCAGTTGCTCAAGACACTCACTAGCAGTGGCCCTGTCTCTGTGGATGAACTGCTCAAAACTCTGGGCAAGGCTCTCAAGG GTCCTAAGAAACGATTACTTCTCCAGAAAC GCGACATGCATGACTTCTTTGTGGGACTTATGGGCAAGAGGAACACCCAGCCAG ACACTCCTATTGATGTGAATCAGGAGATTGTCCCCAGCTTTGGCAGCCTCGATTATCCCCGCAGTGTGGAATGA
- the LOC136395194 gene encoding tachykinin-3-like isoform X5 has product MEEKRHLNTLLSEIVPDINQLLKTLTSSGPVSVDELLKTLGKALKGPKKRLLLQKRDMHDFFVGLMGKRNTQPDTPIDVNQEIVPSFGSLDYPRSVE; this is encoded by the exons ATGGAGGAGAAGCGTCACTTGAACACGCTGCTTTCTGAAATT GTCCCGGATATCAACCAGTTGCTCAAGACACTCACTAGCAGTGGCCCTGTCTCTGTGGATGAACTGCTCAAAACTCTGGGCAAGGCTCTCAAGG GTCCTAAGAAACGATTACTTCTCCAGAAAC GCGACATGCATGACTTCTTTGTGGGACTTATGGGCAAGAGGAACACCCAGCCAG ACACTCCTATTGATGTGAATCAGGAGATTGTCCCCAGCTTTGGCAGCCTCGATTATCCCCGCAGTGTGGAATGA
- the LOC136395194 gene encoding tachykinin-3-like isoform X4 translates to MEEKRHLNTLLSEIKVPDINQLLKTLTSSGPVSVDELLKTLGKALKGPKKRLLLQKRDMHDFFVGLMGKRNTQPDTPIDVNQEIVPSFGSLDYPRSVE, encoded by the exons ATGGAGGAGAAGCGTCACTTGAACACGCTGCTTTCTGAAATT AAGGTCCCGGATATCAACCAGTTGCTCAAGACACTCACTAGCAGTGGCCCTGTCTCTGTGGATGAACTGCTCAAAACTCTGGGCAAGGCTCTCAAGG GTCCTAAGAAACGATTACTTCTCCAGAAAC GCGACATGCATGACTTCTTTGTGGGACTTATGGGCAAGAGGAACACCCAGCCAG ACACTCCTATTGATGTGAATCAGGAGATTGTCCCCAGCTTTGGCAGCCTCGATTATCCCCGCAGTGTGGAATGA